From Spirosoma aerolatum, one genomic window encodes:
- a CDS encoding sodium:solute symporter has translation MSILDWGVLVFTLVGIITYGIVRSRGSRSMNDYLLAGHSLPWYHVGLSVMATQASAITFLSAPGQGFTDGMRFVQFYFGLPLAMVVLSVTFVPIFHRLKIFTAYEFLESRFDTRVRTLTAGLFLLQRGLSTGLSIYAPSIILSTILGWNIYLTNLIMGGIVLAYTVTGGTKAISYTHLQQMAIVTFAMALAGYLTVKLLPDGIGFVDALHVAGKAGRMNLIDLKFDPNSRYNIWSGLIGGFFLQLSYFGTDQSQVGRYLTGETIGQSRLGLLMNGLLKVPMQFLILLVGVLVFVFYQFNPSPIFFNKQETDRLKQSAYARDYQLAEIKHQNLTVQRQRAVLDMQAALQTDDQAGQEAAGTRIRETDEALKGVKTNVTKLIKKANPAADTNDVNYVFLRFVLDYLPHGLIGLLIAVIFVASMGSIASAYNSLASSTVVDVYKRLIRPDGDDAFYVQASRWVTIGWGIFCIIVAQFANQFGSMIEAVNILGSLFYGVILGVFVVAFYVKSIDGKATFWGAIIAEILVILSWYFDLTAFLWLNAIGCLLVVGIAWILQRIWGR, from the coding sequence ATGAGTATTCTTGATTGGGGCGTATTAGTGTTCACGCTGGTGGGCATCATTACCTATGGCATTGTTCGAAGTCGGGGAAGCCGGAGTATGAATGATTACCTGCTGGCCGGTCATTCGCTGCCCTGGTATCATGTTGGGCTGTCGGTGATGGCTACGCAGGCCAGTGCCATTACGTTTTTATCGGCACCGGGGCAGGGCTTTACCGACGGTATGCGGTTTGTACAGTTCTATTTTGGACTCCCGCTGGCTATGGTCGTCTTATCGGTAACGTTCGTACCAATCTTTCACAGACTAAAGATTTTTACTGCCTATGAGTTTCTGGAATCACGTTTCGATACGCGGGTTCGCACCCTGACGGCGGGCCTGTTTTTGCTCCAGCGGGGTTTATCAACAGGTTTGTCGATCTATGCGCCTTCCATTATTCTATCTACTATTCTGGGCTGGAACATTTACCTGACCAACTTGATTATGGGGGGTATCGTGCTGGCCTACACCGTTACCGGGGGAACCAAAGCCATATCGTATACCCATCTTCAGCAAATGGCCATTGTGACCTTTGCCATGGCATTGGCAGGTTACCTGACCGTGAAGCTATTGCCCGATGGAATTGGCTTTGTTGATGCGCTGCACGTGGCGGGTAAGGCCGGACGGATGAACCTGATCGACCTGAAATTTGACCCAAACAGCCGATACAACATCTGGTCGGGACTGATTGGGGGCTTTTTTCTGCAACTCTCGTATTTCGGTACCGATCAGTCGCAAGTGGGGCGATACCTCACGGGCGAAACCATCGGACAAAGTCGACTCGGCTTATTGATGAATGGCCTGTTGAAAGTTCCAATGCAGTTTTTAATTCTGCTGGTTGGTGTGCTGGTGTTTGTCTTTTATCAGTTCAACCCCTCGCCCATCTTTTTTAACAAACAGGAAACCGACCGATTAAAACAAAGCGCGTATGCCCGCGACTATCAGCTTGCCGAAATCAAGCATCAGAACCTGACCGTCCAACGGCAGCGGGCCGTCCTCGATATGCAAGCAGCGCTGCAAACCGACGATCAGGCGGGGCAGGAAGCGGCTGGAACGCGGATTCGAGAAACTGACGAAGCGCTAAAAGGTGTTAAGACCAATGTGACGAAGCTCATCAAAAAGGCCAACCCTGCGGCTGATACAAATGATGTGAATTACGTATTCCTGCGATTTGTACTGGATTACCTTCCGCATGGATTAATCGGTCTACTAATTGCGGTCATTTTTGTGGCTTCGATGGGGTCGATAGCGTCGGCGTATAACTCCCTGGCATCCAGTACCGTTGTGGATGTGTATAAACGCCTGATTCGCCCCGATGGCGACGATGCTTTTTACGTACAGGCATCGCGCTGGGTTACCATTGGCTGGGGTATTTTCTGCATTATCGTGGCTCAGTTTGCCAATCAGTTTGGCAGTATGATCGAAGCCGTCAACATCCTGGGGTCCTTATTTTACGGGGTTATTCTGGGTGTTTTTGTCGTCGCTTTTTACGTCAAATCCATCGACGGGAAGGCCACGTTCTGGGGGGCTATTATCGCTGAGATTCTGGTCATTCTGAGCTGGTACTTCGACCTGACTGCTTTCCTGTGGCTGAACGCCATCGGGTGTCTGCTTGTGGTAGGAATTGCGTGGATATTGCAGCGTATATGGGGACGGTAG
- a CDS encoding DUF4249 domain-containing protein: MRAASLVLLVGLTTLILPTACVDLLETPLTQRVNVIVVDGTLTNLNEDQKIHINRAKSDSLTGRFGSLPITKARVEVVVDSTQILVFTETDTAGAYRSPAGFRAQPGHAYQLRFTLSDGTQYRSTTEVMVPVPAIDRVHTKFNPASLPATLGDGTINQYRGAHEITIDFQDPANQHNYYRWDWLLWEKQDWCRTCINNEYVIALLDRNPPIIIEDCYGQKVDNGYFVSDYQCRTQCWEILRNYTTNVFDDVYSNGGQILGRSVAQIPFYQQNGCLVQLRQSSLTKAAYQYYRTVEEQTQNNGGVATTPPTGLVGNIRNVANEHESVIGYFTASSVSVALDWIDRKDATGRPPGLFIALNNRPPSQPFNTGGYGSKDYPTATCVPSDGRTPNKPLGWRD; encoded by the coding sequence ATGCGTGCTGCTAGTTTAGTTTTACTCGTTGGCTTAACGACGCTGATTTTACCAACCGCCTGCGTCGATTTGCTGGAGACTCCCTTAACGCAACGGGTCAACGTCATAGTAGTCGATGGAACACTGACGAACCTCAATGAAGACCAGAAAATCCATATCAACCGTGCCAAATCCGATTCGTTAACTGGCCGTTTTGGCAGCTTGCCCATCACCAAAGCCCGAGTCGAGGTCGTAGTTGATTCAACCCAGATACTGGTCTTTACCGAGACCGACACAGCGGGCGCCTACCGCTCCCCAGCGGGTTTTCGGGCACAACCCGGCCACGCCTACCAACTGCGCTTTACCCTCTCGGATGGTACGCAGTATCGCTCAACAACGGAAGTGATGGTACCAGTCCCTGCCATTGACCGCGTCCATACAAAATTCAACCCCGCCAGTTTACCCGCTACCCTTGGCGATGGCACCATTAATCAATACCGGGGGGCACATGAAATAACCATTGATTTTCAAGACCCTGCCAATCAGCACAACTATTATCGCTGGGACTGGCTGCTATGGGAGAAACAGGACTGGTGTCGTACTTGTATTAATAATGAGTATGTGATCGCCTTGCTGGATAGAAACCCGCCAATTATCATCGAAGATTGTTATGGTCAGAAAGTCGATAATGGGTACTTTGTCTCAGATTACCAGTGTCGTACCCAATGCTGGGAGATTTTGCGCAATTATACGACGAATGTGTTCGACGATGTGTATAGTAATGGCGGGCAGATTTTAGGCCGTTCAGTGGCCCAGATTCCGTTTTACCAGCAGAATGGTTGTTTGGTTCAGCTTCGTCAATCCTCACTTACGAAGGCAGCCTACCAGTACTACCGGACGGTAGAAGAACAGACCCAAAATAATGGGGGCGTGGCGACGACTCCGCCAACGGGGTTAGTGGGAAATATTCGCAATGTGGCCAATGAACATGAAAGCGTGATTGGCTACTTTACGGCCTCATCGGTGTCAGTAGCGCTGGACTGGATCGACCGAAAGGATGCAACGGGTCGTCCGCCGGGCTTATTTATCGCGTTGAACAACCGCCCCCCCTCGCAGCCCTTTAATACAGGAGGCTATGGCTCAAAGGATTACCCAACGGCTACCTGTGTACCGAGTGATGGCCGTACGCCCAACAAGCCACTTGGTTGGCGCGATTAA